From the Paenibacillus sp. FSL H8-0548 genome, one window contains:
- a CDS encoding sigma-70 family RNA polymerase sigma factor has product MNEAAFDMKLFESYKPGLTSYCYRMLGSIDDADDAVQETYIRAWQSWDRFRQDSSIKTWIYRIASNLCLDKLRQAKRRMLPVDLSDPAVKIVEPNATLPDSSWIWPSPEFGENPEDALVRKDTLQLCFIALLQTLPPRQRAVLILKDVFEWSSKQIAETLGMSPAAANSALQRARETMDRTRLRSDEFSKMDVNPDQNLLSRYVEAFEQFDILALVSLFHEEGCMSMPPFAMWISGQEDLSAFFALTRWHCEGSKFLPTTVNGGYPALAQYVPDKETSVLVPWGIHVIEVKDNRIFHVQNFINAKLFSRLGLPEQIDR; this is encoded by the coding sequence ATGAACGAAGCCGCTTTTGATATGAAGTTATTTGAGAGCTACAAGCCGGGGTTAACCTCGTATTGTTATCGAATGTTGGGATCCATTGATGATGCGGACGATGCTGTACAGGAAACCTATATTCGGGCATGGCAGAGCTGGGATCGATTCAGACAGGACTCATCTATTAAAACATGGATCTACCGCATAGCGTCGAACTTATGCCTGGACAAGCTGAGGCAAGCGAAGCGCCGTATGCTTCCCGTTGACCTGTCCGACCCGGCGGTCAAGATTGTCGAACCGAACGCAACGCTGCCAGACTCATCCTGGATTTGGCCCTCACCCGAATTTGGAGAAAATCCGGAAGATGCTCTCGTTCGCAAGGATACCCTTCAGCTCTGCTTTATCGCACTCTTACAAACCTTGCCGCCTCGTCAACGCGCGGTTCTTATTCTGAAGGATGTCTTTGAATGGTCTTCGAAACAAATTGCGGAAACGTTGGGAATGTCGCCGGCAGCGGCGAACAGCGCCCTGCAACGAGCCAGGGAGACGATGGACCGAACGCGGCTTCGCTCCGACGAATTTAGCAAGATGGATGTCAATCCCGACCAAAATCTTCTCTCGCGGTATGTGGAAGCGTTTGAGCAATTTGATATCCTTGCGCTTGTGTCATTGTTCCATGAGGAAGGTTGTATGTCCATGCCGCCTTTCGCCATGTGGATAAGCGGGCAAGAAGATTTGTCCGCGTTTTTTGCGCTTACGCGCTGGCATTGCGAGGGGTCTAAATTTTTACCAACTACAGTGAACGGCGGTTATCCCGCTCTGGCGCAGTATGTGCCGGATAAGGAGACATCCGTATTGGTGCCTTGGGGCATTCACGTAATTGAAGTGAAAGATAATCGGATATTCCATGTTCAAAATTTCATAAATGCAAAATTATTTTCCCGATTAGGGCTTCCGGAACAAATAGACCGATGA
- a CDS encoding SDR family oxidoreductase, translating to MKISEQIAFVTGANRGLGRELTLELLSRGAKVYAGARNPESIDIPGVIPVKLDITNPQEVAAAADIAKDITLLINNAGSSTGASLLSGNLDQIHLEFNTHFFGTLSMVRAFAPVLANNGGGSILNILSALSWVSLGTGGAYTAAKAAQWALTNDLRLNLHPQKIRVTGLHVGYMETDMTSGLEVPKSNPADIAKIAIDGIESDSFEIVADDTSRYIQSTLAGGVSSIYPQLS from the coding sequence ATGAAAATCTCTGAACAAATCGCTTTTGTCACCGGTGCGAACAGAGGCCTTGGCCGAGAACTTACACTTGAACTTCTTTCCAGAGGGGCTAAGGTTTATGCTGGAGCAAGAAACCCAGAGTCCATTGATATTCCCGGAGTAATACCTGTGAAGCTCGACATTACGAATCCTCAAGAGGTAGCTGCAGCCGCTGATATTGCTAAGGATATTACGCTTTTGATTAACAATGCAGGATCGTCTACAGGCGCTTCCTTGCTTAGCGGTAATCTTGACCAAATCCATTTGGAGTTTAATACGCATTTCTTTGGCACACTTTCCATGGTTCGCGCTTTCGCTCCGGTTCTAGCTAATAACGGCGGTGGATCGATTCTGAATATTCTTTCTGCATTATCTTGGGTTAGTTTGGGAACTGGTGGTGCTTATACAGCTGCAAAGGCAGCACAGTGGGCATTGACGAACGATCTGCGTTTAAATTTGCATCCTCAAAAAATACGAGTAACTGGATTACATGTGGGCTATATGGAGACAGACATGACGTCGGGCTTAGAAGTTCCTAAATCCAACCCTGCAGACATCGCGAAAATTGCTATTGATGGAATAGAGTCCGACAGTTTTGAAATTGTTGCAGATGACACGAGCCGTTATATCCAAAGTACTCTTGCCGGAGGAGTTTCATCGATATATCCACAACTATCCTAA
- the tnpB gene encoding IS66 family insertion sequence element accessory protein TnpB (TnpB, as the term is used for proteins encoded by IS66 family insertion elements, is considered an accessory protein, since TnpC, encoded by a neighboring gene, is a DDE family transposase.) yields MLTLPGSLRVYLACGSTDLRKSIDGLAAIVQEGFGLDPFSTCLFVFCNRERNKLKLLYWEHNGFWLFYRWLLDGLSLHQRQAHPKVTAETVI; encoded by the coding sequence ATGCTAACACTGCCTGGTTCACTTCGCGTTTACCTTGCCTGCGGATCAACCGATCTGCGTAAGTCTATCGATGGCTTAGCCGCTATTGTGCAAGAAGGCTTCGGGCTTGATCCTTTCTCGACATGCCTTTTTGTGTTCTGCAATCGTGAACGCAATAAGCTCAAGCTCCTATACTGGGAGCATAATGGTTTCTGGTTGTTTTATCGTTGGCTGCTGGATGGCCTTTCACTCCATCAACGACAAGCGCATCCTAAAGTAACCGCAGAAACCGTCATTTAG
- a CDS encoding class I SAM-dependent methyltransferase gives MNQKLIRKINNLENIQRFPADELFRFVSLNKEDKLLDLGAGSGYISLPISKYVDEVIALDYDADILKYLETKAVENGINNIKTLVSDFKDIQLGNEKVDKAIASISIHEVKPLPLALGEIYRVLKNKGVFLCIELEKSELSTGPRVSSKNMKEEVLNAGFDIVDIFYPQTKVANQSVYIIVAQKNE, from the coding sequence ATGAATCAAAAATTAATTAGAAAAATAAATAATTTGGAGAATATACAGCGATTCCCTGCCGATGAGCTATTTCGGTTCGTATCCCTTAATAAAGAAGATAAATTATTAGATCTTGGAGCAGGAAGTGGCTATATAAGTCTTCCAATTTCTAAGTATGTAGATGAAGTAATAGCACTTGATTATGATGCAGATATTTTAAAGTACTTGGAAACAAAAGCTGTGGAAAATGGAATTAACAATATTAAAACTCTTGTATCAGATTTCAAAGATATACAACTAGGTAACGAAAAAGTTGACAAAGCTATTGCTTCAATATCAATTCACGAAGTTAAACCACTTCCGCTTGCATTAGGCGAAATATATAGGGTCTTAAAAAATAAAGGAGTGTTTCTTTGTATTGAATTAGAGAAGTCAGAGTTATCAACTGGTCCGAGAGTATCTTCAAAAAATATGAAAGAAGAAGTTCTTAATGCTGGCTTTGATATCGTCGATATTTTTTATCCTCAAACTAAAGTGGCTAATCAATCTGTTTATATAATTGTTGCACAAAAAAATGAATAA
- a CDS encoding TetR/AcrR family transcriptional regulator encodes MARSKEFEENVVLDKAMKLFWEQGYEKTSLTDLVEHMGIHRRSLYDTFGDKHMLFLKAIDRFRAKINTELTGVIKRSETAEEALQLIINFMIYGGEEGSPSGCLMVNSAVELAMRDAEVDSKSTESFILSEQMFKDIILWGQRNGEFTSAYNAGELAEHMHAVCVGLRVMTRTSIAKEKLHRTANISIKLLKK; translated from the coding sequence ATGGCAAGAAGCAAAGAATTTGAGGAAAACGTAGTATTAGATAAGGCCATGAAGCTCTTTTGGGAACAAGGATATGAGAAGACATCCTTAACTGATCTAGTGGAGCATATGGGGATACATCGTAGAAGTTTGTATGACACGTTTGGTGACAAGCATATGCTCTTTCTTAAAGCAATAGATCGTTTTCGTGCTAAAATTAATACGGAGCTTACTGGAGTAATTAAACGCTCCGAGACTGCCGAGGAAGCTCTTCAGTTAATTATTAACTTCATGATATATGGTGGTGAAGAAGGATCACCTTCTGGTTGTTTAATGGTGAATTCGGCGGTGGAATTGGCAATGCGTGATGCCGAAGTAGATTCCAAGTCCACTGAATCGTTTATACTATCAGAGCAAATGTTTAAGGATATTATATTGTGGGGACAGAGGAATGGAGAATTCACTTCAGCTTACAATGCCGGAGAGCTAGCGGAGCATATGCATGCAGTATGTGTTGGATTGAGGGTAATGACAAGAACCTCCATTGCCAAAGAAAAACTACACCGTACAGCCAATATATCCATAAAACTTTTAAAGAAATAG
- a CDS encoding Rrf2 family transcriptional regulator gives MQFAKNTDYALHALVHLANSEHEYKIGIKELSNMLDVSESYLSKIMTKLRKDGIVRAVPGVKGGYELSRSASHITFLEVILSTEGRQQMYNCSKSDSRQHTSLTDESNGQLIDKEKNQGVCRIKEVMDNAESALHQFLKNHSIQSILDKANKDCNHHLQKERE, from the coding sequence ATGCAATTTGCGAAAAATACTGATTATGCACTACATGCCTTAGTTCATTTGGCTAATTCAGAGCACGAATACAAAATAGGTATTAAAGAATTATCCAATATGCTAGACGTATCAGAGAGTTATTTATCAAAAATTATGACTAAGTTACGGAAAGATGGGATTGTAAGAGCTGTCCCTGGTGTGAAAGGCGGATATGAACTATCACGTTCAGCTAGTCATATCACATTCTTAGAAGTTATTTTGTCTACTGAGGGTAGACAACAAATGTATAATTGTTCTAAATCAGATTCTAGACAACATACATCATTGACAGATGAAAGCAATGGCCAATTAATAGATAAAGAAAAGAATCAAGGTGTTTGTAGAATTAAAGAGGTCATGGATAATGCTGAAAGTGCCTTACACCAATTTTTAAAAAATCACTCCATACAGTCTATTTTAGATAAGGCCAATAAAGACTGTAATCATCATTTGCAAAAAGAAAGAGAATGA
- a CDS encoding SRPBCC family protein has product METSNQTKVTVETVVQAPVAKVWSYWTEPDHITKWNQPSEEWHAPRAENDLRVGGEFLTRMEAKDGSMGFDFSGIYDEVKLHETIAYTLGDGRKVDIAFVDQGEDTKVVEIFDAESTHPVEFQQAGWQAIIDNFKRYTEAS; this is encoded by the coding sequence ATGGAAACAAGCAATCAAACGAAAGTAACTGTAGAGACCGTCGTTCAAGCCCCTGTAGCAAAAGTATGGAGCTATTGGACCGAACCGGACCACATTACGAAGTGGAATCAACCTTCTGAGGAATGGCATGCGCCAAGAGCGGAGAACGACTTGCGGGTCGGCGGCGAATTCCTGACAAGGATGGAAGCTAAGGATGGCAGCATGGGTTTTGATTTTAGCGGAATTTACGACGAAGTGAAACTCCATGAGACGATTGCCTACACATTGGGAGACGGACGGAAAGTGGATATTGCGTTCGTCGACCAAGGCGAGGACACTAAGGTTGTTGAAATCTTCGACGCCGAGAGCACTCACCCCGTTGAATTCCAACAGGCGGGTTGGCAAGCGATTATCGATAATTTCAAACGATATACGGAAGCATCATAA